A region of the bacterium genome:
AGTTCACAAAATAGCTTCTATGTTTTCAGGTGGAATGTCGAGCGGTTGTGTCTGCGGAGCAGTTGCAGGTTCTCAGATAGTTCTGGGCTGTATTTTCGGCAAAGATTCAACAGGAAATACTAATTTGAACAGAACAGTTGCGGGTGATTTTATTAAAAAGTTTAAAGAACAAAGAAAAGTTGCCTGCTGCGCTTCTTTAAGCGCTCCGTTCAAAGACAGACCTCTTGAACGCAGACAAAATTGTGTTTCTATTGTTGAAGAATCTGCACAAATTCTTGAAAATATAGTAAATAGTTATACAAAAGAAAAAGTTTAAGTTTGAAAAAATATTAAATTAGGATTAACATTGATTTGGCGGGGAGTTTTTTCTATTTATGAGGGGATGTTATGCGGTTAACTGTTCTTGTCGATAATAATACATATACAGATAGTTATTTCTATGGAG
Encoded here:
- a CDS encoding C-GCAxxG-C-C family (seleno)protein — translated: MSKFTELAKKYYESGQSCSEAVIQAAHDSEIYKSDNIEEVHKIASMFSGGMSSGCVCGAVAGSQIVLGCIFGKDSTGNTNLNRTVAGDFIKKFKEQRKVACCASLSAPFKDRPLERRQNCVSIVEESAQILENIVNSYTKEKV